Proteins found in one Oreochromis niloticus isolate F11D_XX linkage group LG22, O_niloticus_UMD_NMBU, whole genome shotgun sequence genomic segment:
- the carmil1 gene encoding F-actin-uncapping protein LRRC16A isoform X2, with protein sequence MSEETTDCPNELFESVREAVGRRVKLTLRRKVQLEVKGDKVENKVLALASHRAFLLTARVPSKVEQSFSYLEILGIQSNKPTQLVLEHEHSSWSLRLGSAEEVDKVIAHIGNCLHRICPAGVPVKMMRKLNLKPPDRLAALQAIWDEQASADLGPCGGFSHQYWCVCDYLRQPYREEVQWDVDTIYLTQDTKELNLQDFVHLDNKDLIPIITVLEYNQWFTKLSTKDYKLPTDVYDQILRVVARSSRLEELVLDNAGLKSDFAQKLAGALAHNPASTLQTLNLSNNSLEDKGVAALSAQFAKLPMGLKHVNLSRTSMSPKGVNSLCQALCANPIVASTLTHLDLSGNSLRGDDLPNLHSFLSHSNVLETLDLSNSDCCLEQVCSSLLRGSLKHLSVLNMSKTVFSHRKCKEIPPSFKQFFSSAQALTSVSLSGTKLPLEALKSLLLGLGCNPNLSDVSLDLSCCEVRLQHALFYTDKSKLEVLGKCLPATVFCSQLRSGGSQILEGCIAEIPNITSLDISDNGLDMDLTTLLVWLAKNRSIRHLSLGKNFNNIKSKNVAQVLDNLVHMIQEEESPLTSLSLADSKLKADLSIVLNALGSNTSLTKLDISGNSMGDMGAKILAKALQINTKLRTLVWDRNNVSPQGLQDVAAALEKNYTIRFMPVPIMDAAQALKANPEKTEDALLKMEQYLLRNHETRKYLQEQAYRLQQGIVTTTTQQMMDMMCVRVQDHLNSLRFTETSAVQEDMKVAENLMKDARNSKTLLPNLYHLKSAGSTGTCVGAIQDKLESMAGEIAAVMDDQLQTMLRTMVDTAEALCPNVMKKSSLRQELLKAGAGRMTIPRSFITTTLLEQSGVDIINKISEVKLGVASFLSDRIVDEILESLSRSQHTLADHLIRKDQPLVHHEPHLEMEVLDETVLQPENYDQDQNQDRENNLDDMDSTMIPKSKRKSILVRMLRPVSVAFELEFDLDKALEEVPIHVEDPPLPSPSQLDRTSAYYEDLPPPPTPQDAKSAPLAELPPMEHKTLEHHTKFRPKPKRTKPARPHREATGSSAPQEAEQNSIMGKLDEGLDDFFSKKVIKLSFKIPSGKGPSTSTQEGADKKRESRKSGFFNLIKRTSRLEKSHGSAAIAPPQPASSAAAAPLSPCPVTKETTPGSPTSPVKTCPIVPEPEQEPHRSHSSNHTDSEVEASPAATENAEEEKEKKNVENKENLEKTEHVEKVEKKGNPHKPRHIGVPMMGMDLMAEMKARQERMAGKKTESAHAQDKVDGDKAKSEVHPAVPADTDESKPEPTPRAKPPGVTPKPPPPQANKAPLAACSSGPLSPTSPRPSSTYVSDECANAQTGSLSPKAPLPAPRLKRAPSEQERASTSSNPAEALSPQNGENPADGDVFDGSVVVSGAGSQRSSSLKRTVNLSAPSEDNRERTKSLPAYVRPPSLSDAPLSPADEEVDLKSNKSEDESSDDTTSV encoded by the exons ATGTCTGAGGAAACAACGGATTGTCCTAACGAACTGTTCG agAGTGTGCGGGAGGCGGTGGGACGCAGGGTGAAACTGACCCTGAGGCGCAAAGTCCAGCTGGAGGTCAAAGGTGACAAGGTGGAAAACaaagtgctg GCTTTGGCGTCACATCGAGCCTTTCTGCTCACAGCACGAGTCCCCTCTAAG GTTGAACAGTCCTTCAGCTATCTGGAAATCCTGGGAATCCAAAGCAACAAGCCCACACAG CTGGTGTTGGAGCATGAGCACAGCTCGTGGAGCCTCCGGCTGGGCTCTGCAGAGGAAGTGGACAAGGTGATCGCTCACATCGGCAACTGTCTTCACCGGATCTGCCCGGCAGGCGTACCGGT GAAGATGATGAGGAAGTTAAATTTGAAGCCCCCGGACAGGCTGGCAGCCCTGCAGGCCATCTGGGACGAGCAGGCCTCAGCTGACCTGGGACCGTGCG GCGGCTTCTCCCATCAgtactggtgtgtgtgtgattaccTCCGCCAGccgtacagagaggaagtgcagTGG GATGTGGACACCATCTATCTCACTCAGGACACCAAAGAGCTCAACCTGCAGGACTTTGTTCATCTGGACAACAA GGATTTGATTCCAATCATTACAGTTCTGGAGTACAACCAGTGGTTCACTAAGCTCTCCACCAAAGACTACAAACTG CCGACAGATGTGTACGACCAGATTTTGAGAGTGGTGGCTCGATCGAGCCGGCTGGAGGAGCTGGTGCTGGACAATGCTGGGCtcaaaag TGATTTTGCTCAGAAACTGGCCGGCGCTCTGGCACACAACCCCGCCTCCACGCTTCAAACACTCAACCTGAGCAACAACTCGCTGGAGGACAAAG GCGTTGCTGCTCTGAGCGCTCAGTTTGCCAAACTGCCCATGGGTCTAAAGCACGTGAACCTCTCCAGGACTTCCATGTCTCCTAAAG GTGTAAACAGCCTCTGTCAGGCTCTCTGCGCCAACCCGATCGTGGCCTCCACCCTCACACACCTCGACCTGTCGGGAAACTCCCTCCGAGGGGACGACCTCCCG aaCCTTCACAGCTTCCTGAGTCACTCAAACGTCCTGGAAACTCTCGATCTGTCCAATAGCGACTGCTGTCTGGAGCAG GTGTGTTCGTCCCTGCTCAGAGGATCTTTGAAGCACCTTTCTGTCCTCAACATGTCAAAAACAGTCTTTTCTCACAG GAAGTGTAAAGAAATCCCTCCGTCCTTTAAGCAGTTCTTCAGCTCTGCTCAGGCTCTGACGTCCGTCAGTCTGTCAGGAACCAAGCTGCCTCTGGAGGCTCTGAA ATCTTTGCTGTTGGGACTCGGCTGCAACCCAAACCTCAGCGACGTGTCTCTGGACCTCAGCTGCTGTGAGGTAAGACTCCAGCACGCTTTGTTCTACACAGATAAAAGTAAACTGGAAGTATTGGGAAAGTGTTTACCAGCGACTGTCTTTTGCTCTCAGCTGCGTTCTGGAGGCTCCCAGATCCTGGAGGGTTGTATTGCTGAGATTCCCAACATTACCAGTCTGGATATTTCTGACAATG GCCTGGACATGGATCTGACCACCCTGCTCGTGTGGCTGGCCAAGAACCGCTCCATCAGACATCTTTCACTGGGcaaaaactttaacaacatCAAGTCCAA GAATGTGGCTCAGGTCCTGGACAATCTGGTTCATATGATTCAAGAAGAGGAATCG CCGCTGACCTCGCTGTCCCTGGCCGATTCCAAACTCAAGGCCGACCTCTCCATCGTCCTCAACGCTCTGGGCAGCAACACCTCTCTGACCAAACTGGACATTAGTGGAAACTCCATGGGAGACATGGGGGCTAAGATTCTGGCCAAAGCCCTGCAGATCAACACTAAGCTCAG GACGTTGGTGTGGGACAGGAACAACGTCAGCCCTCAGGGGCTGCAGGATGTCGCTGCCGCTTTGGAGAA GAACTACACCATTCGTTTCATGCCTGTTCCCATCATGGATGCTGCTCAGGCGCTGAAGGCAAATCCAGAGAAGACAGAGGACGCCCTGCTCAag ATGGAGCAGTACCTGCTGAGGAACCACGAGACGCGTAAATACCTGCAGGAGCAGGCGTACAGACTGCAGCAGGGAATcgtcaccaccaccacacagCAG ATGATGGACATGATGTGTGTGAGGGTGCAGGATCATCTGAACTCTCTGAGGTTCACAGAGACCAGCGCCGTTCAGGAGGACATGAAGGTGGCCGAGAACCTCATGAAGGATGCCAGAAACTCCAAAACT CTGCTTCCCAACCTGTACCACCTGAAGAGTGCAGGCTCCACAGGTACGTGTGTCGGAGCTATTCAGGATAAACTGGAGTCGATGGCTGGAGAGATAGCAGCAGTGATGGACGACCAGCTGCAG ACGATGCTGAGGACCATGGTGGATACTGCCGAGGCCCTGTGTCCTAATGTGATGAAGAAGAGCAGCCTTCGCCAGGAGCTGCTGAAGGCCGGTGCGGGGAGGATGACCATTCCTCGCAGCTTCATCACCACCACGCTGCTGGAGCAGTCCGGGGTCGACATCATCAATAAGATCAG TGAGGTGAAACTCGGCGTTGCCTCGTTTCTCTCTGATCGCATCGTGGATGAGATCCTGGAGTCTTTGTCCAGATCACAGCACACTCTG GCCGACCATCTGATCAGAAAGGACCAACCTCTGGTGCATCACGAGCCCCATCTGGAGATGGAGGTCTTAGACGAGACAGTTTTACAGCCAGAGAACTACGACCAGGATCAGAACCAAGATCGGGAAAATAACCTGGACGATATGGACTCCACG ATGATACCCAAATCCAAGAGGAAGAGCATTCTGGTCAGGATGCTGAGGCCCGTGTCTGTGGCGTTTG AGTTGGAGTTTGACCTCGACAAAGCTCTGGAAGAGGTACCTATCCACGTCGAGGaccctcctcttccttctcctTCACAGCTGGACAGAACGTCAGCGTACTATGAAGACCTCCCCCCTCCCCCGACTCCACAGGATGCAAAATCAGCCCCGCTGGCCGAGCTGCCTCCCATGGAGCACAAAACTCTGGAACATCACACCAAATTCCGGCCAAAACCCAAGAGGACAAAACCCGCTCGGCCACAC CGGGAGGCCACGGGCAGCTCAGCGCCACAGGAAGCAGAGCAGAACAGCATTATGGGAAAGCTGGACGAGGGCTTGGATGATTTCTTCTCCAAGAAAGTCATTAAACTCAGCTTCAA AATTCCCTCTGGGAAAGGTCCGTCCACCAGCACTCAGGAAGGAGCAGATAAAAAACGAGAATCCAGGAAGAGTGGTTTCTTTAATCTCATCAAACGAACGTCCCGTTTAGAGAAGAGCCACGGATCTGCCGCCATCGCCCCACCTCAACCTGCCTCTTCTGCCGCAGCTGCACCCCTTTCCCCGTGTCCAGTGACTAAGGAGACGACACCAGGATCCCCCACATCGCCTGTGAAAACCTGTCCCATTGTGCCGGAGCCCGAGCAGGAACCCCACAGGTCTCACTCTTCAAACCACACAGATTCTGAGGTTGAGGCGTCTCCAGCTGCCACCGAAAAtgcagaggaggaaaaagaaaagaagaacgtGGAGAATAAGGAGAACCTGGAAAAGACGGAACATGTGGAGAAAGTGGAGAAGAAGGGAAACCCCCATAAACCCCGACACATCGGAGTTCCTATGATGGGAATGGACCTGATGGCTGAGATGAAGGCCAGGCAGGAGAGAATGGCTGGGAAGAAA ACTGAGTCAGCTCACGCACAGGACAAGGTGGACGGTGACAAAG CCAAGTCAGAAGTCCATCCCGCAGTGCCAGCAGACACTGATGAGTCTAAACCAGAGCCAACACCCAGGGCTAAGCCACCCGGTGTCACCCCGAAACCACCCCCACCCCAGGCTAACAAAGCACCCCTGGCAGCCTGCAGCTCTGGGCCCCTCAGCCCAACTAGCCCCCGACCAAGCAGCACCTACGTCTCCG ATGAATGTGCCAATGCTCAAACGGGCAGCTTGTCTCCCAAagcaccacttcctgctccTCGCCTGAAGAGGGCGCCGTCAGAACAGGAGCGAGCGAGTACCAGCAGCAACCCTGCAGAAGCTCTCTCTCCACAGAATG